The genomic segment ACCGGGCCGCTCGGCGACCACCGCCTTGCGATCGACGGCAAAGAAGCGGGTATCGAAGCGGCGGGGGCGCTTCGGCGGCGTGATCGCCCGCGCCACCAGATGCAGGGTTTCGAGATCGGGCATCACCCCTTCATCGGCGAAGGCCTGCCACGCACCCTGCGGTGCGGTCTCCGGCGGACCATAATCGCGGGTGCCGATGAGAAGGCCGGTCTCCTCGTAGGTCTCGCGGATCGCGGCGAGCGCGAGGGGAACGGCCGAGATGGTGGGGTGCGCGCGGCAGCTTGGCCCGTAGCGCGTCGTCGGCCCGCTGCGACAGGGCCCCGGCCACCGGCATCATCCGGTCGGACGGTTCGATCCGTCCGCCGGGAAACACGAACTTGCCGCCCATGAAGGCGAGGCCGGCATGGCGCCGGCCCATCAGCAGCTTCAG from the Methylorubrum extorquens genome contains:
- a CDS encoding protein of unknown function (Evidence 5 : Unknown function); amino-acid sequence: MDQPDSDQPASPAATPRPALLRPRDAATLIILDRSRKKLKLLMGRRHAGLAFMGGKFVFPGGRIEPSDRMMPVAGALSQRADDALRAKLPRAPHHLGRSPRARRDPRDLRGDRPSHRHPRLWSAGDRTAGCVAGLRR